The Enterobacter asburiae genomic sequence GGGCGCCGAATTCCTTGAGCTGGACTTCAAGGAAGAAGCAGGCAGCGGCGATGGTTACGCGAAGGTGATGTCCGAAGCCTTTATCAAAGCCGAAATGGAACTCTTCGCCGCCCAGGCGAAAGACGTCGACATTATTGTCACCACCGCGCTTATCCCGGGTAAACCGGCGCCGAAGCTGATTACCCGTGAGATGGTTGACTCCATGAAGCCGGGAAGCGTGATTGTCGACCTGGCCGCCCAAAACGGCGGTAACTGTGAATATACCGTTCCAAATCAGGTAACCACGACCGCTAACGGCGTGAAGGTGATCGGCTATACCGATCTGCCGGGCCGTCTGCCAACGCAGTCTTCCCAGCTCTACGGCACTAACCTTGTCAACCTGCTGAAGCTGCTTTGCAAAGAGAAAGACGGCAACGTCACCGTTGATTTCGACGATGTTGTTGTGCGCGGCGTCACGGTGGTCCGTGAAGGTGAAATTACCTGGCCTGCGCCGCCTATTCAGGTTTCTGCTCAGCCTCAGGCGGCAACGAAAGCGGCACCTGAGCCAAAAGAACCCGCCAAACCGGCTTCTCCGTGGCGCAAATACGCGATCATGGCGCTGGTGATTATTCTGTTCGGCTGGCTGGCTGACGTCGCACCAAAAGAGTTCCTCGGCCACTTTACCGTCTTCGCGCTCTCCTGCGTCGTGGGCTACTACGTGGTGTGGAACGTCTCCCATGCGCTGCATACGCCGCTGATGTCGGTAACCAACGCCATCTCCGGGATCATCGTTGTGGGGGCGTTACTGCAGATTGGTCACGGCGGCTGGATCAGCTTCCTGAGCTTTATCGCGGTGCTGATCGCCAGTATCAATATTTTCGGTGGTTTCACCGTGACTCAGCGCATGCTGAAAATGTTTCGTAAAGGCTAAGGGGTAGCATATGTCTGGAGGATTAGTGACAGCCGCATACATTGTTGCTGCAATCCTGTTTATTTTCAGTCTGGCGGGGCTTTCCAAACACGAAACGTCTCAGCAGGGAAATAACTTTGGTATCGCCGGGATGGCGATTGCGCTGATTGCCACCATCTTCGGGCCGGATACCGGCAACGTGGCGTGGATCCTGGTGGCGATGATCATCGGCGGCGCGATTGGTATTCGCCTGGCAAAACGCGTTGAAATGACCGAGATGCCGGAGCTGGTTGCCATTCTGCACAGCTTCGTGGGTCTGGCGGCGGTGCTGGTGGGCTTCAACAGCTACCTTTATCGCGAACCGGGTCTGGAACCAATTCTGGTGAACATCCATCTGACGGAAGTGTTCCTCGGTATCTTCATCGGTGCGGTGACCTTCACCGGCTCCATTGTCGCGTTCGGCAAGCTGCGCGGGATGATCTCCTCTAAGCCGCTGATGCTGCCAAACCGTCACAAGCTGAACCTCGCGGCGCTGGTGGTGTCGTTTGTACTGCTGGTGGTCTTCGTGCGTACTGAAAGCGTCGGTCTGCAGGTGCTGGCGTTGCTGGTAATGACCATCATCGCGCTGGCGTTTGGCTGGCACCTGGTGGCGTCCATCGGCGGTGCGGATATGCCGGTGGTTGTCTCGATGCTGAACTCCTACTCCGGTTGGGCGGCAGCGGCGGCAGGCTTTATGCTGAGCAACGACCTGCTGATCGTCACCGGTGCGCTGGTGGGCTCTTCCGGTGCGATCCTGTCTTACATCATGTGTAAGGCAATGAACCGCTCGTTCATCAGCGTTATCGCCGGTGGTTTCGGGACCGATGGGTCTTCTTCCAGTGCGGATGAAGAAGTGGGTGAGCACCGTGAAATTTCTGCGGAAGATACCGCAGACATGCTGAAAAACTCGCACTCCGTGATCATCACCCCGGGCTACGGCATGGCGGTGGCGCAGGCGCAGTATCCGGTTGCGGAAATCACCGAGAAGCTGCGCGCGCGTGGCATCAAGGTTCGCTTTGGTATTCACCCGGTGGCAGGGCGTCTGCCTGGCCACATGAACGTGCTGCTGGCGGAAGCGAAAGTGCCTTACGACATCGTGCTGGAAATGGATGAGATCAACGATGATTTCGCCGACACCGACACCGTGCTGGTCATTGGTGCTAACGATACCGTTAACCCGGCGGCGCAGGACGACCCGGGTAGCCCAATCGCCGGTATGCCGGTTCTGGAAGTGTGGAAGGCGCAGAACGTGATTGTATTTAAGCGCTCCATGAATACCGGCTATGCCGGGGTTCAGAACCCGTTGTTCTTCAAAGAGAATACCCACATGCTGTTCGGCGATGCTAAAGCCAGCGTGGATGCGATTCTGAAAGCGCTGTAAGTTGCGCTGAAACGAAAAAACCGCCGAATTCGGCGGTTTTTTTATTGCCGGGTGGCGCTGACGCTTACCCGACCTACGGTTTTGTAGGCCCGGCAAGCCTGCGCTGCCGGGCGTCAGGCGTTAATCGTCTTCAGGATCGTCCAGCTCAACCGGCGTCTGGTACTCATCCGGCTTAATGACCAGCAGGTCGCAGCGCAGATGGTCGATCACCTGTTCGGCGGTATTGCCGAGGAAGGCGGCAGAAATACCGGTTCGGCCAATGGTGCCCAGCACCACAATCCCCGCCTGCAGGTGTTCCGCCAGGTCCGGGATCACCTCTTCAGGCAGCCCTTTTTCCACGTGGGTCATTTTCTCATCGATGCTGAATTTCTGGCGCAGCGCTTTCATGGCCAGCAGGTGCTGGCCGCGGATCGCGTCGTTGTACACGCTCGGGTCAAATTCAGGCAGCTCAATGGCAATGTTAATCGGGGTGACCGGATAGGCGCCAACCAGATGTACTTCGGTATGATTCACCTGATCGGCAAGCTGGATGGTCTCTTTCACCAGCTTCTCGTTTAGCGAATTGTGGTAATCCTCTTCGCTCGCGAGGTTTACCGCCACAACGGCTTTCCCGCCTTCAGGCCACGGCTGGTCTTTCACCATCCAGACCGGGCAAGGGCATTTACGCAGCAGGTGCCAGTCGGTCGGGGTGAAAATCACGGATTCCAGCTTGTCGTGCTGGTGCGCCATCTTCAGCAGCAGGTCGTGCCCACCGGCGACAATCTCCTGGATAATGGCTTCGAAAGGTCGGTTATGCCAGACCACTTTAATATCAATGGGCACGCCCGCTTCCAGGTAATACTTCGCCTGTTCACGGATCCACGCGGTACGCTGGCTGATGACGCCCTGACGCATAGCGGTGCGCTCGTCAGGCGACAGAAGGGTGGTCATCTCATACGAGAAGTCATAGATCGGCAAAAACGCTTTGATTTTGCCACCAATCCGTTGATGCAAATACACAGCACGTCGTAATGCCGGCTGATCGTCCTGATTCGGATCGATAGCTACCAGCATGTTTTGATACTTGGCCATACAGGTCTCCTTACTACTGTCATCACAGTCTGTAATTAAAAGAGTAACCTATATATCCTGAATGAAACAGAGGGGAGGTTTTACCAGATCAATAATTCATGAAAAATTATCAGAGGAAAAGTACCGTGGTCGTCACCGCGATAAACGCAATAAACAGCAGCACCATCACCGCTATCGCAAAGGTCGTGGAGTCCTGGACGTAGGTTTTTTCTTCCCCTTTCATCGGGCCGACAAGCATGATCCAGATGAAGATAAAGGTCACAGAGGCAATCACGACTGAAACGAAAAACAAACTTTCTCTCAATTCATAACCTCAACGAGAACCTTTAGGGCGCTGTGTGGGGACGTGCTGCGGTGAAAATATCTTGAAACGGAAGTGATTATACCAGACCAAT encodes the following:
- the pntA gene encoding Re/Si-specific NAD(P)(+) transhydrogenase subunit alpha yields the protein MRIGVPKERLANETRVAATPKTVEQLLKLGFTVAVESGAGKLASFDDEAFIQAGAEVVDGADVWQSPVILKVNAPEENEIALLNPGTTLVSFIWPAQNPELMEKLAARSVTVMAMDSVPRISRAQSLDALSSMANIAGYRAIVEAAHEFGRFFTGQITAAGKVPPAKVMVIGAGVAGLAAIGAANSLGAIVRAFDTRPEVKEQVQSMGAEFLELDFKEEAGSGDGYAKVMSEAFIKAEMELFAAQAKDVDIIVTTALIPGKPAPKLITREMVDSMKPGSVIVDLAAQNGGNCEYTVPNQVTTTANGVKVIGYTDLPGRLPTQSSQLYGTNLVNLLKLLCKEKDGNVTVDFDDVVVRGVTVVREGEITWPAPPIQVSAQPQAATKAAPEPKEPAKPASPWRKYAIMALVIILFGWLADVAPKEFLGHFTVFALSCVVGYYVVWNVSHALHTPLMSVTNAISGIIVVGALLQIGHGGWISFLSFIAVLIASINIFGGFTVTQRMLKMFRKG
- the pntB gene encoding Re/Si-specific NAD(P)(+) transhydrogenase subunit beta, translated to MSGGLVTAAYIVAAILFIFSLAGLSKHETSQQGNNFGIAGMAIALIATIFGPDTGNVAWILVAMIIGGAIGIRLAKRVEMTEMPELVAILHSFVGLAAVLVGFNSYLYREPGLEPILVNIHLTEVFLGIFIGAVTFTGSIVAFGKLRGMISSKPLMLPNRHKLNLAALVVSFVLLVVFVRTESVGLQVLALLVMTIIALAFGWHLVASIGGADMPVVVSMLNSYSGWAAAAAGFMLSNDLLIVTGALVGSSGAILSYIMCKAMNRSFISVIAGGFGTDGSSSSADEEVGEHREISAEDTADMLKNSHSVIITPGYGMAVAQAQYPVAEITEKLRARGIKVRFGIHPVAGRLPGHMNVLLAEAKVPYDIVLEMDEINDDFADTDTVLVIGANDTVNPAAQDDPGSPIAGMPVLEVWKAQNVIVFKRSMNTGYAGVQNPLFFKENTHMLFGDAKASVDAILKAL
- the uspE gene encoding universal stress protein UspE; the encoded protein is MAKYQNMLVAIDPNQDDQPALRRAVYLHQRIGGKIKAFLPIYDFSYEMTTLLSPDERTAMRQGVISQRTAWIREQAKYYLEAGVPIDIKVVWHNRPFEAIIQEIVAGGHDLLLKMAHQHDKLESVIFTPTDWHLLRKCPCPVWMVKDQPWPEGGKAVVAVNLASEEDYHNSLNEKLVKETIQLADQVNHTEVHLVGAYPVTPINIAIELPEFDPSVYNDAIRGQHLLAMKALRQKFSIDEKMTHVEKGLPEEVIPDLAEHLQAGIVVLGTIGRTGISAAFLGNTAEQVIDHLRCDLLVIKPDEYQTPVELDDPEDD